The segment TATTGATTGCTAATCTGTGTGTAAACTGGGTCAATATATGCAggatttttatatatatgtgtgtgtatatatgtatatggcAAGGTACTTATGAGAAGTGGTTTATGTACTGTTTATTTACTAATGGCAGATTGCTGAATTGTAGGATTTAAAACctgtatttatttacatatatgCTAATGAAATACAGTCTGGTTCTGAAGGtttggaggaaaacaaaagccatTTGGTCTTTCAGATCTGTTTGATGCTCCTGACGATCGAGAAGATGATGGGGAAGGAGAGTCGGTGGAGGAGCACAAAAGTGTTATCATGCATCTCTTGTCACAAGTGAGATTAGGCATGGACCTCACCAAGGTAAACTTGCTGGTGTTCCTGGGGATGGAAGGGGCAGTAAACCCAGAattctgtgttaaaaaaaaaaaattacataatttaACTGTATATTTGTTCTAAGAGCTAGTTAAGCTGTGATCTCTTTAGCATGGTGCTTTTGAATTGGAGTTCTTACTGGAAGGGGAAAAGTAGCTGCAGAATAAGTATCCAGAATAATATCCAGATGCTAAAATCTGTTTGGGAAAATAGTTTGCTATGGAAAGTAGCTGTTTGTTCTTTTTGAACCTAATTCTTGGAGTGCTTGTGAAGCTGGCATAGGGAGAATGCTGAAATGTTACCCCTGTCTTTAGCTTCCTGGAACAAAGAGCTGCAGGATCCCAAGGTGTGGTGACATTCAATAAGACATAAAGTAAAAGGGAGAAGTAACCATATAGTGAAAAGCTTGGCTTAGTTGGGATCTTAATGAGTAAATAAGTTGCCATGTGTATTTTAGAATGCTACACTTAGCTCTGGCAAGGAAGGGGTTGGGTTCTTCATGAATGAGACTCATGCTGGTGTCTGTCTGAAGGTAGAATGACCAGCATTCTGAAGGTGTTAGTCTTTCCAGGCAGCTTGGATAAATTTAAACAAGTAATTCCAGAATGAGAAGGGACAGGAGAGATCAGTCCTTATCCATAAGTTTCCTTAAGTGGATGAATTGAACTGTCCAGCCTGGAATGAGCAGTAGATAAGAAAAAGATAACACTTTTCTGGGGAAACAGCCAGCAGCTCACAAGCAAACTGCTCAAGGTTTCTGGCAGTTCTGAATAGGAATTGATCCAAACCGTGTCTGTTCTGGGAATTCATGGGATAGCTGAAAATTACTGATCTCAGACTGGGCTGCCAGGAATCTTTATGAGCATGTACCTTGTCAGCAGCAGTAATTGGTGGTGGATCACACTGAGCAGATCCACAAGGATGGACCTTTGGGAAGTAGTAGGGAAGAGCTTAACCTTCATCTCGAGAGGAACAtgcagcaggatgggactgccaGTGGGTGTTGGTAACTGAAAATTGACAGTGTTCACAGAGATGAAATTAAATCAGCAGTGATACTGTAATTCAGAACAGCTTTTGATGTGCTCTGAGTGGGACTAGAATCCATGTAGGATGAGACTGTTCCTGCTGAACCTCCGGGTTTGGAGAAGATGCCAACTGACCTGCAGATGTCAGAACTCATTGGTGAGCTCGAGCACACAGTCAGCTGAGAGCACACGATGCTGTGGGTGCTCTGTTTGCTAGTTACAGTTGGCTTTTGTACAGGATATTCAAATACCTTCAGCTAGATGAGTTGCTTTTCTTCACTCAGGTGGTTCTTCCAACGTTTATCCTGGAAAGAAGGTCGCTGTTGGAAATGTATGCTGACTTCTTTGCACATCCGGACTTGTTTGTCAGGTATTTGACTTTGGAACAGGAGCATTCACTGGTTCTCATGCTGCTTATGGCCCTTGTGGGCTGCCAGAAGTTGGCAGTTTTGAAGAATATTGCTTGGATTTTGGTCAAAACTTCAAAACCAGTCAAATCAGCCAAACTTGTAGTTGTAAAACAGCCAAGCACCCATAAAACTTTCCTGTATCCAAGGTCCCTGCTTAGATTTCACTCTGcctgtgcttttttctttctctctgtagCATTAGTGACCAGAAGGATCCCAGGGAGAGGATGGTTCAGGTGGTTAAATGGTACCTCTCAGCTTTCCATGCAGGAAGGAAAGGGTCAGTTGCTAAGAAGCCTTACAATCCCATTCTGGGGGAGATCTTCCGGTGCCACTGGGTGTTGCCTGGCACTGAAGATGACATGGTGAGTTTCTCATGGAGGTTTTTTGGAGCCCAGAATGCAGAGATGCAACCCAAAGCTTTGTTAAGTCACTGACTGAAATGGATTATGCTGAGCTTAAGGAGCAAATCAACAAACTGTAGCAATTTCTAAACCAATTCTCCCCCttccttccttgttttctttcGACAGAAGTATAAAATCTTGCGTAACAAAATTTGGTTTTTAAAGAACTACTTGACATTTTGAGTATGCCCTTTTTCCCTGCACTGTTTCATAGCACTGATTATGaatttgttttttcccaaagttctgatttttttgcttttattttttaaacccGTGCAGCCCAGAGGGGTTGTTTAGTTTGGGTtggttattttgttttgttttgtttttttggggtttgtttggggggggggtttggctttgtttttggcttttttttggttttcttttctggcACCTCATTTGGGCTTCTTGCCTTAGGAAGTTGCCAGTGATGGTGTGGGAAGTGCTGTTGTGAGGTGCTTCGTGTAATACCTCCAAGTCAATGTGATTATCTGGGTATAAGCCAtgtatttttcccatttcctttgctttccatTGATCTGTTTGCTGAAATCTTGTTTCTGAGGTGAATATTTGCGCTCCAGTTTGCTGGCATAAAGGCAGTGTTGTATTTGGGCTTCCACTGCTTCTAACCATGAATTAACTGCACTTTGCATTCTTTGCCACAGGAAATGAATATTTGTTTATGGTTTTGTGGTACATGAAATCTGATCTTTATTAATATGCAGATCAGACTTTTTcagaagcaaaaccaaaagctgTTTCTCCCacttaaatattattttgtaaTTGGGTTTATACATGAGTCTTTGACTGTTTTTTCTGGGGACAATTAAAACAAAGACATTTATACTTTATCAGGATAGAGTTTCTACTCTATTACTTTTAGAAAGGATCCTAATTCTAGGACTGAGGAGTCCTGCAGTACGTTTTTAGAAGCCTTTAAAGATGGAGGCAGCTTCTCGGGGAAGCTTCCAGTGTTTGCAGGCAGTGTGAGTGATGGAACGCTCTCCCCTGTCCCACAGGAGCCAGTCTCAGAAGGACCAGTCCCCTGGGTCAGTAAAAGCAACGTCACCTTTGTGGCAGAGCAGGTCTCTCACCATCCTCCAAGTAAGTTGTGACAGTACCTCTGCCAGGagaggtggcagctggagaGAGGTGCCAGTAAAATCAGCTCTTGGCTTAAATCTTGGATTTACGCTTTCTCTTCAGATTTAAAAGCTGAATGTTTATAAAGACTTAAAAATTATAAACTGCTTTTGTAAGAAACTAATTGCAAACTCTGTTGTCACATAAGTGTGAGGCACCTGGGGATATTTCCCAGAGAATGAATTTGGAAACAAAGGTATCAATGTCTTGTGCTGCTGGTTTTAATACCTGCCTCTCTCTTCAGTTTCAGCATTTTATGCAGAGTGTTTTAGCAAGAGGATACAGTTCAATGCTCACATATGGACCAAGTCCAAGTTCCTAGGAATGTCTATTGGGGTTCATAACATAGGGCAAGGTATGTATGTGTAAACTGAATACCAGAGGAGAAATTAAATTCTGCAACTAGGATATTTCATAGAATAATTtacataaattatttaaagtCACCGTACTAAATGGAAGCAATGGTTGAATTTATGTAACTGGAGCTTATGTATCCGAATTAGAGATTCCTTCCACACTCTCTGTGTGCTGAAAACACCTAGGGCCcagttttttcccaaaaatacAGCCAACCCTGCCTCTTCCAGAAGCTGCGCATTCTCATCATCCATTAAAAATGAAGTTCCTCACCTTTCCTTTTTATGGCACGTGTTTTTAATGGTATATTTAATGAGATCATTATGAAAAGTTCTGTAAAGGTTTTGCTTAATGTTTTCCaaatctatttttctttaaCAGGGTGTGTTACATGCCTAGATCATGATGAACACTATATTTTGACTTTTCCTAATGGCTATGGAAGGCAAGTAAATGCTCTAAttggtattttcctttttaatgccTTGTAATGTTTCCTGCTTAGTTTTAATGGTCATAGAGCTGATCATTGTGTGCATTTCTGTGTTTCTAATTGCAGGTCTATTCTCACTGTGCCATGGATAGAGCTGGGGGGGGAGTGCAGCATTAATTGCTCAAAGACGGGTTACAACGCTTCCATCGTCTTCCACACAAAACCATTTTATGGAGGAAAgaagcacagaatcacagctgAAATTTTGTAAGCAGCTTTCTTCATCTCACTTTCTCCTTCCTCAAAGGCCAACAGTTTTAACAACACAGTCAAGAGTGTAAaatgctgaagcagcagcacccaAAATAACTTAGCTCATCATTACCTGTCATGGAATTGGCCATTTTATAGCCACATTTGTGAGAGGGAGCTGCACAGGCCCGTGTCCTACTTTATGCTGCTTGAAAACATCCTCAGCTGATTGCCAAAGGGAACTTTGCTCTCCTGAATTATCAACAGTGACTCCATCATTACCTCTCCTACAAATACAAATACTGCAGCAAGCCTTGGGACACTGCTCATAGTGCGTCAGTTGCAAACTTCACCCATTTTTACCTGTGGTTTGGTGGGTTTTGGTTTAACCCTGTGCACGTACCCAGCACAGAGAATTCAGTGGAGATTCCCATCATATTTGGAGATGTGCTGTGCTGTCAGCAAGTGGATGCTGACAAAATGAGGTTTAACTTGGTTTTAAATCATTAACACATTGATAGATGCCATTTCAAAACTGGTGTCTTGTGTTTCCCAGTAGTCTGGAAACCTTTTTAAGCTTAAACTCACCACCCTAAATCTGTGTGGAAGGCCTGTAACTGCTTTCCTGAACTCTAAATGCAGATCCAGCCCTCAGGCAAGGCCTGTTTTACCCTGATCAGTGCTTCCTGTTAAGGTTTATGTAACTCATGCCAAACTGCCCCCTTGTAAACAGAACCCTCCTCTCTTCTGTGCTGGGCATGGACACGTTAGCTGATACAAACCAGGCTTTACAGAAAACCAAGTTTTGAtcctttgggatttttcagTTGCTGTAATACAGCTGAGAAATGACTGCTTGTTTCTCTTTAGTTCTCCAAATGACAAGAAACCCTTCTGCTCCATTGAAGGAGAATGGAATGGGGTCATGTATGCAAAGTACTCCACAGGGGTAACAcagcttgctttcttttttctcttttcatcagAAATACAAGATTGTACTTAGAAAGGGGGGTTTGGAGTGGTTCTGTAGActtggtattttattttaaacaaacattAATAGTTGGAACCTCCTATGAGGCTGTCCAAAAGAATGCTGAAGTGGGGATAAAACTTGTTCATTTATTCTTAAGGAAGCTTGATTTTTATACAAGAAGAGAATCTGAAGAATTACCATGTGTCATGTATTTGCTGCTAACCAGTGCACTAGAGTGTGAGGGTGTGTAAGTTTGAAGTCTAGCTAAAGAATTCAAcaggtttatttctttttcatcttccaCTCCAGGAGAATGCTGTCTTTATAGATACCAAGAAAATGCCTACAATAAAGAAGAAGGTAAGGAAATTGGAGGACCAAGACGACTTTGAGTCTCGCTGGTAAGAACTTCAGTTAACTGGGAACattaagattttatttcagttagACTCCAGTTTGCAGTGCAGGGACTAAGGCTGCACTGATCCAAGCACTGcatgctctgctctccctgagcCCAGGTACAGGCAGGCTGGGGATTTAAGGGGGAAGAGAGGACTTGGGAGTTCTCAGTCACATCCTAATTGGGATCGAATGTTCAGGGAGGTCTGGAGAGCTCCACCACAgcctcctccctcctgctgtAACAGAATATCAAATATCCTGAGGGCTTTTCTGCCCTTTCTCTAACCTGAGATCTACCTTTATTCACTGCTATGTCTCCAACTTGTAGCACTCTGCTCCCATAAAAGCCTCCcttgccctttctctttccagCTTATGGAAGGATGTCACCTACAACCTGAAGATCAGAGACATCGACGCAGCCACGGCTGCAAAGCACGCGCTTGAGGAGCGGCAGAGAGCCGAGGCCAGGGCCAGGAAGGAGAACGAGACCTCCTGGGAAACGAGGGTGAGCTTTGTTCCAGCAGGAACAAACCTTTGCTCAGCATTTGTTGCTTGCTGGGAGTCACGGAAAGCTTACCTGTGGTTACTCCTTTGCAGCTGTTCCACGAGGATGGGGAGTGCTGGGTGTACGACGAGCCGCTGCTGAAGCGCCTCGCTGCCAGCAAGCACTGAGGGGCGCGAGGCCCGAGCGCCTCGGAGCCTCGGCTGGGCAGGGTTGGCAGCTGAGCCCCGAGAGCCGCAGCCGTCGCGTCCGTACCtgcgcagccccagccctccagcTGCAGCGGTTCCTATCTCAGGGATACTGGACTTACTGAGACAGACAAAGCAATTCACGAgaggctgagcagctccaggcgGGGACTGGCTCTGGTGGCAGTGGCCAGGCTCAGGCCCTGCTCCCGCtgcctctggagcagggagaggctgggccctggggcacaggcACTGTAGAACCACTGTGAAGGCCACGGCGCTGGGAGCAGTTGCTTAATAATCCTGGGTCCTACatatttaaaaagcaaggaACAAAATGCAAGGTGTCATTTAAATCTCGCTGAAGTTTGCAACGTGTAAATATGAGGATTCCTTTGATGGGACAATTTGTTAGACAATGCTATAAATGTTATCTTCCACCTGTACGATAATCAAATCTTTTGGCATTTCAGTGTCTTGCCCAAAATAACTGTTATTTTGAGATTGAAATGTAACCACAGATAATTCTACCCAATGCATCTTAAAGCTtcataaaatagatttttcaaACTTCTCTTATGgactttttatttcataataAACCTTTTCAGGAAGACTGTTTTTCAGTTGAGTCATGATAAATTAATTATGTGAAATGTATTAGCGGTATTTGTTTTTCCACTGGAATAATCCTTGCAGCTAGCTAAACCTACTTCTTAAAGTAGTTCAAAATGAGCACCTGCAGCATCCACAGGAGAAGTTTTCTGGACTCCACATCCAGCCTTGCCAGCACATCAGGAACCTCTGCATGGTGTGCTTTTGCTGCAGTTAATAATGATTGAGTAGCTAGATGTAGCAATCAAACTACTTTTCTCTCCACAGTTAAGtccagcttttattttattccatcTAATTTTGTCTGTGTTGCACATacagaaaaactaaaaaagcagTGTGAGCTGGAAGCCTTGGGCTTTTCTCCCCCTCCCACCcactgtcactgctctgggagCTCTGCAGATCCTTTCCTGAGGAGCTGTCACTGCTgttgaggagctgctgcagcactgcagggatggTACAAGCCAGGCTGAACACAAAGGCAGAGCCCACAGCTCCAGACAGCTGGAGAGGAGAACGTGACACCTGTGGGGAAGTCAGGGCTGTGCCTCTTCTTAATGAACTTGGGAAGGTGATGAGAGGTTGGCTGGAAACTTGAGGAAAGCTTCCTCAGTGTCTGAATGGGCTCTTCATCCCAGCTACCACTACAGCTctggtttaataaaaataggTTTGTGATGTTGATGTTGCAGAAAGCACCTGTATtacacagcagggcagggcaaggtatcagttttatttcaatattttatgGTAAGGGAGAACATTCAGAGTTGATGTGTAGGCTTTGATGTCCTTGATGGAAGTAATGTCACGCATCAAAGAGGAGGGGGGCAATAAAACAAGATGAGGTATTTCACCAGATGAAGAGTTCTGTCCTGAGACAGCCGTCACCTCCGAGTCCCCTTCGTGCTTTCCATATCCAATCACCTGGAAAAAAGGTACCAGAAGTGAAATTGGGATCTCATTCAGCATTTCTCTGCCTTGACAATTAACTTGCTACTGAAATGCAATTCTAACAAGAAGACTacttataaatgaaaaaaaagtggaTAACCACAGTAGAAGTTACATCACAGatctcccctccctctctcctcgTCCTTACTGCACCCTGCTTACGGAAGGTGGCAACAAGAGCTGACAGACACTCACATGTACACTGAGCACTTTCCTCTGGTTGCTTCTGTGAGCTTGGAACCAGTTGACCAGGTCTGCTTGTGTAATAGACTTGAGAGCTTCAATCTGAAACCCACAGGAAGGAGGCTTTAGCAGCACAGTGGCAATTCACATcattttaaacataaaaatatttcctctgcaACCTCTACTCCTTGGATAGAAGaacctttttaaaataacatgtAATTTTAGACCCAGTGTGTCACTAGGAGCATAACCAGTGTGGTTTTTGTGTCCCACAGCTGCAGAACACCCACCTCCCGTGCCAGCCTGTCAAACAGGTACTGCTGGGTCACCACTTCATTCCAGTTCCTGTCCACTTCTTCCCCAAGGTGGGAGTCTTCACATTCTTTCAGTTTTATCAAAGCTGTTACCTACATGGGAAAAGGACAGTTAGTTTTAATGGGTTTAAAACTACCTCAGTTTACCATCAGAGTCACTGCAGttgaaagaaaagctgaattACGTGAAGGAGGTAGCTCCTTGCTTTCTGAGCTTAACTGCAAATGGCCAGAGAATGGATGTTTAGAGAACAACAGCAGAACAGAGCAAGAGGCAGGTTTTAAAAGGTGAGGCCTTTGTCCAGAAAACCTCAGAAAATCACCAGATAGCGTAACTGAATCATGCAGTTCAAAGAAGAGCTTTTCAAGATTAAGTTTTACCTGGGTGCTAAAAGCCTCTTCAGTTAAATCCTTGATTTTCTCTTCAAAGCAAGAAAGAAACTCCTCTATTTTCCTGTCAACCAATTCAGAACTAAAAGAGAAACAATTAAATTaggcaggaaaaaacaaaacaaaaaatccacaaaacaaTATTAAGGGGTAAAGTAGCAGCCCCCATCTGATGAGGAAGTGACAGGCTCACTTCTGTCAGCCCCTGAAAACTCATCTGAGAACGCCTGGTGGTCAGTTTTTGCAGTGCTCTCAATTTCAGCTGTACACAGGGACTTGGGTGCCCAGGCACGCCAGGAGCCACTGCTGTGATGCTGCTGGGgacctgctctgctggggacctgctctgctggggacctgctctggtgtccccagctgcagccctgagccCTGCAGAGGTAGGGGCTATAGGATCAGGACTGAAAGAAAATGTGATGTGATGGATGCTGAGGTTTCTGACACATTAAAACCCTCACTGATGACACAGACCTCAGTAGTGGAAGTGTCCAAATGTAAAAAttggaggcagcagcactgtgctAATTGAGCTTTCACTGACACAGTGTTATTTTAAGTGGCACATTTTCCAAATAACCCCTCAACTCTGGCAGATCAAATGCTTGTAAGTTCAAAGGCCCAGGTTTGAACAAAACCATATCAGTGCTGTGCCTGCTGAACACGAGCCACAAGAACAGCTAGACAGGATTTACAGGATTTGAACTCCGCTGGCAGAATAGCTTCAGAAGGGCAGGGGGACATTTTACTTAGTCTTGAGATTACTTTTCACTATTCAAGTCAGGACCACTGCAGTTTTAAGAAGCCTAAGGCTACTGTTTTATTCAGGTGCTGGTTTTGAGTCAGGATGTCGTGACTGTCAGCAGTGGCCCTTCTGACATCcccttgaattaaaaaaatctctctgTGGCCTGAAACAGGAGGGAACTCTTAACTGGGAGCAGGTGACtcccacagccagggctgggagtACTGAAAAACTCTCCCCACAGAGCACTCACTTGTATTTAGTTGCCTGGGttgccactgtgactgagaaGCCAAGAATCCCAGAAGTGTTCCTGCAGGTGGGGTACACGTGGTagcttaaaaggaaaaaggacacaAGCACAATTAACTTTTCATTTACAGGATATGCTGCAAGTTAAAGTAGTGTTGGTACTTTAGGCAGAAAAATCTGAGATCTAAATTTGCAATagtcttattttctttattttctgcattgctacttttcagtgttttctcaGCTTTAGGAAATCCTTTTAAACTTGGGAGTGTTTGTATTTGGGTTCCTGCAAACTCATGTAAGCAGAGTGAGAGACCCAGAGCTGTGAAAAGCCTGCTCCAGTTTCCTGAGGTAGCAGGGTTCCTCTGAGGGATGCTGCTCagcaccacagagctgctgtgaaaacagccctggggcagggggggcTGAGTGTGGAAGTGCAAGGAACAACTTTATGCTGAATAATTCCAAGTTAACACACTGGTAATAGATGCAATTGCTACAGAAGTCAAAAGCAACTTGGCTTGCACCTTGTATTGATGGGTGCTTTTGGTTTTGAAGTGTTGATGTTGCTGTTTCCATTACAGTAACTGAGGATTAGCCACTGTGCAGGAAGGATTCCCAGAGTAAAAACCACCAGGGAACAGTCAAAGCAGGGGTGTCGGAGCAGGTGCAGGAGAATTCCTCCCAGTGAACTCACCCGAGGGTCTGCTTGGTCCTCAGGAAGTCAAAGCAAGGCTCCTCCATGTGCATCTGAAACAGCACAAAGGTACAGCAGAGGTGccgctgccctgcagcccctcagggGCTCCACACAGAGCGCGGGGACACTGAAGTGCCCCTGGCCAGCCACAACCACTGCATTAAGAGGGCTCAGTCCTGTGGGttgggagctgcaggaacagTCTCCTGTAGTGTCCATCACTGCAGCATTTGGGGACACCCACCCAAGCATTTCAGCCAGGGGCAGCAACAGAACACGCTGGGGCCAGTCAGCCTCGTGGCCTCAGCTCCAAGCAGAGTTCAGGGAGACACTGTGCCGAGTTAGGAGGCACAAACACAAACTTACCACAAGCAGCTCCATCAGGGTGTATTCCCTCAGGTTCCTGGCACCTgactggaaagaaaatgaagaatttaGGGTGGGTTTAATGTGATCCCTCAGGACAAGGTGACTTGTGCCACACACCTCAGCCTGGACTGCAGCACTGAGGGACAATTCAAGCAGGGACAGATGAGAAGTTTTGGTTTTCCCTGAGGGGAcaggcccagcccagagcccacGATGagagctggggacaccaggaagCCACCACAGCACTaacccagctcccagcaccagTCCAGGAAGGGAAGGTGCTGGTTTCAGGGAACCCCCCCCACAGGAAATTCCacctgggctcagccttggggCACCGGGCCTGTGCTCACATGAGGtgtctgtgtcccctctgtgacatccctgtgcagagcctgcTCTCAAGGAGGGGTGGTGCCAGAGGGAccaggcagcacagccccagcacacgTTACCTGGTAATAGACTGTCACCTCGGAGTTGGCGTCGCCCTTGTTGAGAGTTTTCACCTTACAGAGCAGGTGGGTGTTCGGCAAATCCACCACCCGGAACtgcacagggcagggatgggccaGGGGGGCAAAGTGGAGCTTTCTGGGGAGCACAAACAGCACAGCCTCAAACACCTGCTCACACCTTGGCCAAAACCAGAGCAACACCCAGCCATTCACACACTTGGTGTGATGTTATCTTCCCCTTCCCCAAACCAGAACTACATCTGCCTAAACTGCCACCATCAACAGCCACCTCCTGCAAACACCAGAGGGAAGGGAATTTCTCAGCACTCCCACTCCCTCCTCCAGAAAAGAATCTTGATTATAGTTTCCATATAATAAGCAATTAAAGAGTCAAGAGATACTCACTGAACAACGTAATTCAGGAAATCCTTTGCTTCCTAGGGAAGAAAGCAAACATCAGTTTTATTTAGAAGATAATTATTACCCCAATTCACAACCACACATCCCAATGCAACACTTGAGAGAACGAGGCCCAAGCAAAGAACAGCTGAGCTGTCCTGCTCCCTACATCCCTGCTTCCTCAcactgtccccagtccctccagCCTCCTCGGCACCACACTGCCCAGAGTCTCCACGCTGCTTTTTGCACTGTAATGTCTCCAGAATAGCACCAGTTATCCTTTCTCCATGTGTTTGGCACTCAGTGAGGTTTAACCAAACGATGCAGGCAGTCAAATTCCCAGGATAAATGTGCTCTGAGGGAAGCCTCCTCCTGTGGCACCTCTGTGGGAATTTCTCCATATCAAATGTATCAACACACCAAACAATATAAAAAATGGTGGCAACAGGagaaatagattacagacatTACTACATTTTTTCCCTATCAGCAGTTTAAATCCAAATTCCTGGAAACTTCTCTTCAAACTGGCAACTGGTGAGTGCCATTGGCTTATCCCCACGAGCACTCCTGAGGTGCTGGAGGTGAAGCTGCTCAGTACCCAAGAGACTCCAGATGCCAGAACAGAGGCAGCATCAGAGTTCAGCGTGCTAAAGCCCAGTGTGAGCACTGGAACTGCCAGGGCTGCACTCACCCTGCTGGTGAAGTTCCCTTGCACGAGACCCTCCACGAAGAGCTGTGACTTGAAGGCGCTGACGAAGGCGGAGAGGGCCTCGATGGAGAGCCCCTTCATCAGCGTCTGGTACTTGTCAATCATGGACCACCGGCCGTGCTCCAGGATCAGCAGCCGCACGTCCCTGCGGGCCACGGGAACGCAAGCACAGCacatcagcagctgctgggtgccGGGGATGCCACTCCTgactgcacacagggacagggctccCAGGAGCCCTGGCTGACTGTGCCCTCCCCCAGCAGCCACTGCTGGCTCCAGGTCACTGCCGGACAGCGGCTCCCTGGCTGTCGGCTCTGGCCGCGCGTCTGACccgctgctgcagagctgctggggctcCCTAAGCTAAGAGCAAAGCCTGGAACAAGCCCCgggagcacagagcagggatCCCTGAGCTCCTCAGCTCAGCCTCAGCACCTGCTGCTCAGCCACTGCTGCCCTCCCCCAGAACTCACTTGGCCAGAGTCTCGGGTTTAATGAGGATGTTGTAGTATGTTTTCTTCAGCTGCTCTGTTATCATTTCAAAAACTGCTGGAGTAAAGCTGAAGTCAGACAAGTAATCAATGATGAGCTGAAATAGAAGCTGTAAAGAGAACAGTTTcaagttggggtttttgttggtttaattTAATGCTATACAATAATATTAAATCATCATTAATAAAATTATCATTATTGAAACACGGAGCATTATTAAAGCACATTCCTCCATTCTGCCAGCTGTTCTTCACTTAACAATTCTATCCCAAATGACCCTTTCTGAAGGGCAGTGTTTTTACACAGTGAATAAGCTCAATATCCCAAATCAATAGGAGTTTCCATATTGCATTGAAATAAATCTAGCCTGGAACCCCCAAGCATTTCTGTGTTTAGtattccattttttccttttacagctgACCAGCACAATGACATCACAACAGAGGCATCATTCAGGATTAAAAAAGAGACTATTCAGACCCTGCTGCTTGCATATTTGgcttttttccattaaaactcCTATTAATGAGTCTGACAGGTGATTAATGGTCTTAAAGCTCCAGCAAAGCTCTTGCAATGGAAGCTGATGGCTGTCTCCTCTTCACTGTGTCCTCTCGGT is part of the Anomalospiza imberbis isolate Cuckoo-Finch-1a 21T00152 chromosome 9, ASM3175350v1, whole genome shotgun sequence genome and harbors:
- the OSBPL9 gene encoding oxysterol-binding protein-related protein 9 isoform X6; translated protein: MVESIKHCIVLLQIAKDQNNEEKHANGLISTINPVDAVYQPSPLEPPGISTMPSQAVTLPEPAQLCKSEQRPSSLPVGPVVASLGNQTPTPNSTGSGQSAPSSSLTSPSHVNLSPNTVPDFSYSSSEDEFYDADEFYQSSSSPKRCMDSSGSAAVLTRSSTGSSLKRPDTTESLNSSMSNGTNDADLFDAPDDREDDGEGESVEEHKSVIMHLLSQVRLGMDLTKVVLPTFILERRSLLEMYADFFAHPDLFVSISDQKDPRERMVQVVKWYLSAFHAGRKGSVAKKPYNPILGEIFRCHWVLPGTEDDMEPVSEGPVPWVSKSNVTFVAEQVSHHPPISAFYAECFSKRIQFNAHIWTKSKFLGMSIGVHNIGQGCVTCLDHDEHYILTFPNGYGRSILTVPWIELGGECSINCSKTGYNASIVFHTKPFYGGKKHRITAEIFSPNDKKPFCSIEGEWNGVMYAKYSTGENAVFIDTKKMPTIKKKVRKLEDQDDFESRCLWKDVTYNLKIRDIDAATAAKHALEERQRAEARARKENETSWETRLFHEDGECWVYDEPLLKRLAASKH
- the OSBPL9 gene encoding oxysterol-binding protein-related protein 9 isoform X4 is translated as MKNSRTAKMMNREKQKIEGLKETTSSMVESIKHCIVLLQIAKDQNNEEKHANGLISTINPVDAVYQPSPLEPPGISTMPSQAVTLPEPAQLCKSEQRPSSLPVGPVVASLGNQTPTPNSTGSGQSAPSSSLTSPSHVNLSPNTVPDFSYSSSEDEFYDADEFYQSSSSPKRCMDSSGSAAVLTRSSTGSSLKRPDTTESLNSSMSNGTNDADLFDAPDDREDDGEGESVEEHKSVIMHLLSQVRLGMDLTKVVLPTFILERRSLLEMYADFFAHPDLFVSISDQKDPRERMVQVVKWYLSAFHAGRKGSVAKKPYNPILGEIFRCHWVLPGTEDDMEPVSEGPVPWVSKSNVTFVAEQVSHHPPISAFYAECFSKRIQFNAHIWTKSKFLGMSIGVHNIGQGCVTCLDHDEHYILTFPNGYGRSILTVPWIELGGECSINCSKTGYNASIVFHTKPFYGGKKHRITAEIFSPNDKKPFCSIEGEWNGVMYAKYSTGENAVFIDTKKMPTIKKKVRKLEDQDDFESRCLWKDVTYNLKIRDIDAATAAKHALEERQRAEARARKENETSWETRLFHEDGECWVYDEPLLKRLAASKH
- the OSBPL9 gene encoding oxysterol-binding protein-related protein 9 isoform X3, yielding MAGGVDSGFVPSVHDFDKKLTEADAYLQILIDQLKLFDEKLQNCKDDEQRKKIEGLKETTSSMVESIKHCIVLLQIAKDQNNEEKHANGLISTINPVDAVYQPSPLEPPGISTMPSQAVTLPEPAQLCKSEQRPSSLPVGPVVASLGNQTPTPNSTGSGQSAPSSSLTSPSHVNLSPNTVPDFSYSSSEDEFYDADEFYQSSSSPKRCMDSSGSAAVLTRSSTGSSLKRPDTTESLNSSMSNGTNDADLFDAPDDREDDGEGESVEEHKSVIMHLLSQVRLGMDLTKVVLPTFILERRSLLEMYADFFAHPDLFVSISDQKDPRERMVQVVKWYLSAFHAGRKGSVAKKPYNPILGEIFRCHWVLPGTEDDMEPVSEGPVPWVSKSNVTFVAEQVSHHPPISAFYAECFSKRIQFNAHIWTKSKFLGMSIGVHNIGQGCVTCLDHDEHYILTFPNGYGRSILTVPWIELGGECSINCSKTGYNASIVFHTKPFYGGKKHRITAEIFSPNDKKPFCSIEGEWNGVMYAKYSTGENAVFIDTKKMPTIKKKVRKLEDQDDFESRCLWKDVTYNLKIRDIDAATAAKHALEERQRAEARARKENETSWETRLFHEDGECWVYDEPLLKRLAASKH